A region from the Lolium perenne isolate Kyuss_39 chromosome 4, Kyuss_2.0, whole genome shotgun sequence genome encodes:
- the LOC127328523 gene encoding uncharacterized protein, translating to MGLTVDMLRESDTGFHGIIPTRPAYSLGKISLDVVFGTPSNFRKEKIEFEVVDWESQYHAILGRPAFAKFMAVPHYAYLKLKMPGNDGTTITIHGSFSLSDSCDRDFQKIASKFGVKEELNALDAITDHTKPPADNRSVRSDEFDVAKEAKKQQVHPTDPKKTVNTSADLVVA from the coding sequence ATGGGCCTAACGGTTGACATGCTAAGAGAGTCCGACACGGGATTCCACGGCATCATACCGACCCGACCCGCTTACTCCCTTGGTAAAATATCACTGGACGTAGTTTTTGGTACACCTAGCAATTTCAGAAAGGAGAAAATCGAATTTGAAGTGGTTGATTGGGAATCTcaataccacgccatcctcggcagaccagCGTTTGCTAAATTCATGGCGGTACCTCATTACGCGTACCTGaagttgaagatgccaggcaatgaTGGGACAACAATAACCATCCATGGAAGCTTTTCCCTTTCAGACAGTTGTGACAGGgatttccagaagatcgcctcgaagtttgggGTTAAGGAAGAGTTGAATGCACTCGACGCTATCACAGACCACACAAAGCCACCAGCCGATAATCGGAGCGTAAGATCTGATGAATTTGACGTCGCAAAGGAAGCAAAGAAACAACAAGTGcatcccactgacccgaagaagacaGTCAATACTTCGGCAGATCTTGTTGtcgcatag